A region from the Cannabis sativa cultivar Pink pepper isolate KNU-18-1 chromosome 9, ASM2916894v1, whole genome shotgun sequence genome encodes:
- the LOC115722500 gene encoding probable inactive leucine-rich repeat receptor-like protein kinase At3g03770, producing the protein MEKIVRHSVLVTVITIFLLICHSEQLQSSQTHTLLRVKRLLNYPTILSDWNNKTDFCNYEPNPYVTVVCYEGTITQLHMIGEKGAPLLPRNFSIDSFFSTLARLPNLKVVTFVSLGLWGPLSGTTSLASLTSLEIVNMSSNFLYGGIPRQVSSLTSLRTLILDNNMLAGKLPDSLTSLPLLTVLSLKNNSFNGSLPSSFAYLENLRILALSHNHFYGEVPDFSRLTNLQVLDLEDNAFGPKFPKLGNKLVTLVLSKNRFRSGLPAEVSSYYQLGRLDLSLNSFVGPFPSALLALPSITYLNVAGNKFTGMLFGNQSCNLDLKFVDLSSNLLTGNVPECLNSNSKDKVVRYTKNCLSTSKQNQRPLQSCRTEALAVGILPEKRKQNQTSKTVLAIGIVGGTLVGLAIVCIIFLIYRRVNSKVLSKSPTRSITENASTATGYTSKLISDARYISHTMKSGTFGLPGYRTFSLEELEEATNNFDTSAFMGKGSNGQMYRGLLKDGSYVAIRCLKMKRRHGTQNFMHHIELISKLRHRNLVSALGHCFECYLEDSSVSRIFLIFEYVPNGTLRSWISEPHSKRSLSWSQRISVAIGIAKGIQFLHTWIAPGVYRNNLKITDILLDYNFVAKISSYNIPLLVNNTGKKVNSSGSKEIIINTRMKDDEQSDVYDFGVILVEIIKGRPVKSEKQVDALRDQIQLAIATDRAARRSMVDPAVNRTCLDQSLKTMMEVCVRCLLQNPEERPSIEDVLWNLQYAAQVQDAWRGGESQTSSEGTSPI; encoded by the exons ATGGAGAAAATAGTGAGACATTCTGTACTTGTTACTGTTAttactatttttcttttgatcTGCCATTCAGAGCAACTACAATCTTCTCAAACTCATACCCTTTTAAGAGTTAAGAGACTTCTCAACTACCCAACAATTTTAAGTGATTGGAACAACAAAACAGATTTTTGTAACTATGAACCAAATCCATATGTTACTGTTGTGTGTTATGAAGGTACCATAACTCAGCTCCATATGATTGGTGAAAAGGGAGCACCACTCTTACCTCGAAATTTTTCGATAGATTCCTTCTTTTCAACTCTTGCTAGGCTACCAAATTTGAAAGTTGTTACCTTTGTTTCACTTGGATTATGGGGTCCTTTGTCTGGTACAACAAGTTTAGCAAGTTTGACATCATTGGAGATAGTTAACATGAGTTCAAATTTTCTGTATGGAGGAATTCCAAGACAGGTTTCATCTCTAACAAGTCTTAGGACACTCATACTTGATAACAACATGTTAGCTGGTAAGTTACCCGATTCGCTTACTTCATTACCTCTTTTGACTGTTTTGAGTTTGAAGAACAATTCCTTCAATGGATCTTTGCCTTCTTCATTTGCATACCTTGAAAATCTTAGGATTCTTGCTTTGTCACATAACCATTTCTATGGTGAGGTACCCGATTTTAGTCGTTTGACAAATCTTCAAGTTCTTGATTTGGAAGATAATGCTTTTGGACCAAAGTTTCCCAAACTTGGAAACAAGTTAGTTACTCTTGTACTCAGCAAGAACAGATTTAGATCTGGTCTTCCTGCTGAAGTTAGCTCATACTATCAGCTCGGACGATTGGATTTGTCATTGAACTCGTTCGTGGGGCCATTCCCTTCAGCATTGCTAGCATTACCTTCAATCACTTATCTAAATGTTGCAGGAAACAAATTCACAGGCATGTTGTTTGGTAACCAATCTTGTAATCTTGATCTTAAATTTGTGGATTTGTCCTCAAATCTTCTCACTGGAAATGTACCCGAATGCCTTAATTCGAATTCCAAGGACAAGGTTGTGAGGTATACCAAAAATTGTTTGTCAACTAGTAAACAAAATCAGCGCCCGTTGCAGTCTTGTCGAACTGAAGCATTGGCTGTGGGAATCTTACCTGAGAAAAGGAAACAAAACCAAACTTCTAAAACAGTTCTTGCCATAGGCATTGTTGGAGGCACTTTAGTAGGTCTTGCCATTGTTtgtattattttcttaatatatagAAGAGTAAATTCAAAGGTGCTTAGCAAATCTCCAACAAGATCCATAACAGAAAATGCATCAACTGCAACTGGTTACACCTCAAAGTTAATCTCTGATGCAA GGTACATATCTCATACAATGAAGTCAGGAACATTCGGTCTTCCTGGTTACAGAACCTTTTCGTTGGAAGAGCTTGAGGAGGCTACAAACAACTTTGATACATCTGCTTTTATGGGAAAAGGCTCTAATGGGCAG ATGTACAGAGGCCTGCTTAAGGATGGTTCCTATGTTGCCATTAGATGCCTAAAAATGAAAAGAAGGCATGGAACTCAAAACTTTATGCATCATATTGAGCTTATTTCGAAACTGAGGCATCGAAATTTGGTCAGTGCTCTTGGACATTGCTTTGAATGTTACTTGGAAGATTCTAGTGTTAGCAGAATATTTCTTATCTTTGAATATGTACCAAATGGCACATTGAGAAGCTGGATTTCGG AGCCACATTCAAAGCGATCGCTAAGTTGGAGTCAACGGATATCAGTGGCGATAGGGATAGCGAAAGGGATTCAATTTCTTCACACCTGGATCGCGCCCGGTGTATACAGAAACAATCTTAAAATAACTGATATATTACTAGATTACAACTTTGTTGCAAAAATCAGCAGTTATAACATCCCTTTACTAGTCAATAATACAGGAAAGAAG GTCAATTCTAGTGGATCCAAAGAGATCATTATTAATACAAG GATGAAAGATGATGAACAGAGTGATGTTTATGACTTTGGAGTGATTTTGGTTGAAATAATCAAGGGTAGGCCAGtaaagtctgaaaaacaagttgATGCTCTTAGAGATCAG ATACAATTGGCTATTGCAACTGATAGAGCAGCTCGGCGGAGCATGGTTGATCCAGCAGTTAATAGGACATGTTTGGATCAATCTTTGAAGACGATGATGGAagtttgtgtgagatgtctacTCCAAAACCCCGAAGAGAGACCTTCGATCGAAGATGTGCTGTGGAACTTGCAGTATGCAGCTCAAGTTCAGGACGCGTGGCGAGGAGGAGAATCACAGACTAGCAGTGAGGGTACTTCTCCAATCTGA
- the LOC133031537 gene encoding uncharacterized protein LOC133031537, producing the protein MRLGNGDSVACAASLLKKDAHIWWDVIKQTRDVAAMTWADFVQVFNKKYYSEAIRSARVNEFTNLRQGKSTVTEYARQFDRLAKFATDLVPTEFLRIHRFTEGLDSRISRDIAMSGVRATTYAEVLEKALEAELCESRIQKDNTARWEARKASNGGGDNKRKLPTNQHNEADKRNKIGSNNYKGKKPYVEYPLCPTCGRKHPGECRRKARLVTSVGNCATIRRTVHKKVINSRMTNLSRLEYLH; encoded by the coding sequence ATGCGGCTCGGTAACGGAGATAGTGTAGCTTGTGCTGCTAGTTTATTGAAAAAGGATGCCCACATCTGGTGGGATGTTATTAAACAAACACGGGATGTGGCCGCAATGACCTGGGCTGACTTTGTacaagtttttaacaaaaaatactaCAGTGAAGCAATACGCTCAGCTAGAGTTAATGAGTTCACAAACTTGAGGCAGGGTAAGTCTACAGTTACAGAGTATGCTCGCCAATTTGAcagattagcaaagtttgccaCAGATCTGGTTCCTACTGAGTTTCTGAGGATTCATCGTTTTACTGAAGGGCTCGACTCCCGAATAAGTCGGGACATAGCGATGTCAGGAGTAAGGGCAACCACGTATGCTGAGGTACTAGAAAAAGCCCTAGAAGCTGAGTTGTGTGAAAGTCGTATACAGAAAGACAATACAGCAAGGTGGGAGGCCAGAAAGGCCAGTAATGGAGGTGGTGATAACAAAAGAAAACTGCCAACTAACCAACACAACGAAGCCGACAAGAGAAACAAGATAGGGTCCAATAACTACAAAGGGAAGAAGCCATATGTGGAGTACCCGCTATGCCCAACATGTGGTCGTAAGCATCCGGGAGAATGTCGGCGAAAGGCAAGACTTGTTACAAGTGTGGGCAACTGTGCCACTATAAGAAGGACTGTCCACAAAAAGGTGATCAACTCAAGGATGACAAACTTGTCCCGGCTCGAGTATTTGCACTAA
- the LOC133031538 gene encoding uncharacterized protein LOC133031538, which translates to MPPTRSVRVGRGRGRGQGQGRDDGGINEPPQAPQGWEERIAALEGIIHRQDEELRQLRRQPEPPVQIRQDAENRDPPAAVVYPATEARHELLAERFRKQHPPEFEGGIDPVVAEEWISRIESILQMLRVDGNDRVKCASYMLRKDARIWWEVVEQTKDVDTMNWNDFKRHFNEKYYNSAVLAAKVDEFTGLVQGSLTVTEYAQKFDRLAKFAPDTVPAIECEHIDLWKA; encoded by the coding sequence atgcctcctacaaggtcagttagagtgggtcgaggtcgaggtcgaggccaaggccaaggccgAGATGATGGAGGGATCAATGAACCACCTCAAGCACCACAGGGATGGGAAGAGCGCATTGCCGCACTGGAAGGAATCATTCATAGGCAGGATGAAGAACTTCGTCAGCTGAGACGTCAACCGGAGCCGCCAGTCCAAATAAGGCAGGATGCAGAAAATAGAGACCCACCAGCTGCAGTGGTATATCCTGCTACAGAGGCTAGACATGAGTTGTTAGCagagagatttcgaaaacaACACCCACCTGAGTTTGAGGGAGGCATAGACCCGGTAGTGGCTGAGGAGTGGATAAGTCGCATAGAAAGCATTTTGCAGATGCTAAGGGTGGATGGAAATGACCGAGTGAAGTGTGCATCTTACATGCTGAGGAAAGATGCTCGTATCTGgtgggaggtggtggaacaaacaAAGGATGTAGATACCATGAACTGGAACGATTTCAAAAGGCACTttaatgagaagtattataactcAGCAGTTCTAGCAGCAAAGGTCGATGAATTTACTGGGTTAGTCCAAGGGAGTCTTACTGTGactgagtatgcacaaaaatttgaTAGATTGGCGAAATTTGCTCCGGATACGGTACCTGCGATAGAGTGCGAGCACATCGATTTGTGGAAGGCCTGA